The Haloarcula sp. H-GB4 genome segment GTTCGACCCGAGAGTATCAGCGAAGTCGACGCGGACACGCGGGACCGCTGGGTCGTCCAGGCCGCCGAGCAAACCGTCTCGCGAATCGGGCAGATGGCCAGTGCGAAACAGGCTGATCTGGCGGGCGACGAACTCCGCCTTGCGTTGCTCGACCGGGGCATCGACGAAAGCGCCGCGGCCGGTATCACGCTCGCGCTGGACCACTACGGCACGACCGGCGACTACCTCGATGCACTCCGGACGACAGCGCTCGGCGCCGCTCGTGTCGTCGCCGGCGACACGGACGAGGCAGAAGGGCTGTCGCTGTCACCGGGCGACGGGACTGATGACCCGATTCCGCTCCTTGCCTCTCTCGACCTCGATACTGATGTTTCCACGCCGGAGACGGCGACTGAGGAGGGAGAGAGAGATGCGACGGCAACCGACTCCGGAGCTACTGAGCCGACGACAGACGAGGACGTGGCCGACGCGGCCGAGAAAGGTGCGCCCGCAGACGCCGCCGACGCCGAGCCCGCGCCCGGTTCGCCCGGCGCACCGGCCGGCGACGAGTCGACAGAGCCAGACGCCGGCGCGGCCACGAGCGACGCACCCGTCGAGACGCCCGAGACAGCGACCGACGCCGCAGCCGACGAAACCACGCCGGGTGAGTCCGTGGGTGAAGACGTGTCTTCGACGCCCGAACAGAGCGAGCCCGTGGACGAACCACCAGTGTCGAGTGAGCCGGCGACCGACGCCGACGCGATGGGACAGGACGAACCGGAGTCGTCGTCCGAACCCGACGACGGCGGTGACCTCGGCGACTTCGACACCGAGTTCGAACTGGACGAGGACGAACGCGAGGAAATCGAACAGGAGTACGGCACTGACTTCCAGAGCGGGACGGAAGTGGATGAGCCCGGCGAGGCTGACATCGAGACGCCGGACCACGAAGAACTGGCCGACGTGGCCGAGGAGGGCGCGCCCGCAGACGCCGCCGACGCCGAGCCCGCACCCGGTTCGCCCGGCGCACCGGCCGGCGACGAGTCCCCCGAGCCAGACGCTGACGCAGCCACGAGCGATGCACCCGTCGAGACGCCCGAAACAGCGACCGACGCCGCAGCCGATGAGGCCTCGCCCGGCGAGTCGGCGAGCGAGGACGCGCCCGCCGAAGACGTGGACCTCGAAGACGCCGTCATGGCGGTCATGGCTGACCTCGACGACGGCAGTGGGGCCGACCGCGAGGAACTCCGCGCAACGGTCGTGAGCCGTCACGGCGCGGACGCCGACGCCGTCGAGGACGCCATCCAAGACGCGTTGATGGGCGGGCGCTGCTACGAGCCCGAGGACGGCAAGCTCACACCCATCTGACGCGCCGAGCCGCGGTCCTTTTCTCCCCTGCGACCCAACCGAGCGCAGATGCGTGTCGAACCGCTTCCCGGCGTTCCAGCGGCCACAGTCGACACCGACGGAGAGCGACTGCTGGCGGTGGCCGATTATCACGCCGGCATCGAAGCGGGACTCAGGTACGAGGGGGTCGAACTCCAGTCGGCCGCCGAGGCCCGTAGAGAGCGATTACTGGCGTGTCTTGACCGTTCCAGCGCCGACCGGCTTGTCGTCATCGGCGACCTAGGCCACGCTATCGGCGACCCGTTCGCAGACGAGCGGGCGGAACTCGAAACGCTGTTCGACGCCCTTGACGTGCCCGTGACACTGGTGAAAGGGAATCATGACGGCGGTCTGGAGCCGATTCTGTCTGATCTCGACGCTGATGTCGAGGTGACGCCGGGACACGGAATCCGTATCGGTTCGGTCGGGTTCGTCCACGGCCACACCTGGCCTGCACCGGACGTACTCGAAGCGGATGTCGTCTGTGTCGGCCACGAACATCCCGTCGTCCGGCTGGAGGACAGCGTCGGCGGTGCCCAGAAGGAGCGGGCCTGGCTCCGCGGCTCGCTGGTGACTGAGCCGTTTTCCGAACAGTTCGACCAACCGGTCGAGGACGCGCTGGATATCGTCGTTTTCCCGGCATTCAACGACCGCTCCGGGGGGACGTGGGTCAACGTTGACGGCCAGGAGTTCCTCGCCCCGTTCCTGCCCGAGGGCATGACGGATACCGAGGCGTTCCTGCTCGATGGCACGCGATTAGGGGCCTACCGGCAGGTCTGAGCCGGCTGGCTGCACCCGCCTATGCTTCCGAGAGCGCCGCTTCGAGTTCCTCGACCAGTTCGGTGTTACCGAGGAACGTCGGCGTCCGGTCGTGGATACCGTCCGGTTCAACGTCGAGTAAGGACTGTGAGCCGTCGCTAGAGGCCCCGCCGGCCGCCTCGACGAGATACGCGAGCGGCGCTGATTCGAAGTGGACCCGGAGCTTTCCGTCTGGATACCCCGACGTCGCCGGATATCCGAACAGCCCGCCGTACTCGAGCACTTGGGCCAAGTCGGCGACGGTCGCGCCGCCGTAGCGGAGTTTCAACTCTCGCTCGAAAGACTGGGCAATCTCGTTGAACTCGTCGCTGCGCTCGCCGGTCTTACCCGCTAACCCAACGACTGTCGCCTCCGCTGGCAGTTCAAACTGACCCCAGCGCTCGCTGTGCCCGTCCCGGAGAAGGTGCTCCTGAACGACATCGCGGTCGGACCGGGCGATAGTCAGCGTCGTGTATGGGCCATATAAGACCATCAACGACGCGACCATTTCTCGGCCCGCAGCGGGCAGCTCGGCGTCGTAAACTCCGATTATCGTTCCCACGGAGTTGTTCGAGGCGAGGTTCGAAGAGCCATCGAGCGGGTCGATAGCGACGCTGTAGCCGTCACCGCAGTCGACCACGTCGCTACGTTCCTCGCTCGCGTACGCGCCGATACCGTCGATGTACGCGAGTGCGTCGAAAAACAGGTCGTCGGCCCACACGTCGCCACCGACCTGTTGTTCCCCGCTCGGGTTCTCGCCGGCGGCTCTGTTGGCGTAGTTCGCCAGATTCCCGCTAACGTAGTGGGCCGTGTCCTTCACCGCCCGTTCGATCTCGTCGAGCGTGTTCACAGGCCATCACCGGTCGCAGTTGCACAGGCGTCAGTCATGGTTCCACATATCCCAGGGCAACGACATAAGGCTGTACCCGTTGCTCCCCCGCAACGCCCGCAGTGCTCTGGTTACCGATGGGGGACGAGAGAATGTGACACAACGTGTTTAACCCGGTGTAGTCGCTAGAGAGGGGCGATGACTGACGGGGTCGCTCGCGGCGATGACGCCTTCACTGCGCTCGGGCCGGCCGTCCGCAGTGCGCTCTCCGAGCGCGGCTTCACGACGCCGACCGACCCACAGCGAAAGGCGATTCCGACTCTGGCCGCCGGGCGGGACGCGCTGGTGGTCGCTCCGACCGGAACCGGGAAGACGGAGACGGCGATGTTGCCGGTCTTCGACGCCTTGGCGGAAGCCGAGGACCGCTTTGGCATCAGCGCGCTGTACATCACGCCGCTCCGGGCGCTGAACCGCGACATGCGCCAGCGTCTCGACTGGTGGGGCGAGACGCTTGGCCTCGAAGTGGACGTTCGCCACGGCGACACGACTGACTACCAGCGCCAGAAGCAGGCTAACGACCCGCCGGACGTGCTGGTGACTACACCGGAAACGCTACAGGCGATGCTCACCGGGTCGAAGCTCCGGACAGCGCTAGAGGATGTCGAGCATATCGTTATCGATGAGGTCCACGAACTCGCTGCGGCCAAGCGCGGCGCGCAGTTGACGGTCGGTCTGGAGCGACTCCGGGAGCTGTCCGGGCGGTTCCAGCGAATCGGCCTCTCGGCGACTGTCGGCGATCCAAACGAAGTCGGTCGGTTTCTTACCGGCGGCCGGACGTGTGCCATCGTAGAAGTGGACATCGGCAGTCGGCTGGACATCAAGGTGGTTCGACCTCAGATCACCGACCGCGACGAGAAACTGTCGAGCACGCTCGTCACCGACGCCGGAACGGCCAGTCACGTCCGCTACATTGCCGACCTCATCGACGACCACGAGTCCGTGCTGCTGTTCGTCAACACCCGTCAGACTGCCGAGGCACTGGGCTCGCGGTTCAAAGAGCTGGGAACCGACCTTGGCGTCCATCACGGCTCACTGTCGAAGGAGGCCCGCATCGACGTGGAGGACCGCTTCAAGGCCGGCGACCTCGATGCGCTGCTGTGTACGTCCTCGATGGAGCTGGGTATCGACGTGGGGCACGTCGACCACGTCGTCCAGTACGGCAGCCCCCGGCAGGTGTCCCGTCTGGTCCAGCGTGTCGGCCGTGCCGGCCACCGCCGGGACCTCGTCTCCTCGGGGACGGTCGTGACGACTGACACCGACGACACGCTGGAGGCGCTGGCGATTGCGAGACAGGCCGAAGGCGGTGATGTCGAACCGGCTGAAATCCACGACGGGAGCCTTGACACAGTTGCCAACCAGATCGCCGGACTGGTGATGGACACCGGCGAAATCCGGGCGATGCGGGCCTTTGAGATACTGACCCGAGCGTACCCGTTCCAGGGTCTCGACGAGGATCAGTTCAAGCAGGTCATTGAGGAACTCGCGTCGAACAACGTCATCTGGCTGGACGAGGACCGGGACACCTTAGAGAAGCGCCGCGGGACCTGGCAGTACTTCTATCAGAACCTCTCGATGATCCCCGACGAGGCCACCTACGACGTGGAAGATGTCGCCTCGGGCCAGCAGGTCGGAACCCTCGATGAGAAGTTCGTCGTCAATTTCGCCACGCCCGGCGAGGTGTTCGTCCAGCGTGGAGAGATGTGGCGCATCACGAATATCGACGAGGAAGACGAAATCGTGACTGTCTCACCCATCGAGGACCCCGCTGGCGAAGTTCCCTCATGGGTCGGACAGGAGATCCCAGTGCCAAGAGCCGTCGCCGCTGAGGTCGGCGAACTCCGTCGCGTGGCTGGTCGGCAACTTCAGGACGGCGCGAACACCGACGCCGTCGCCAGAGACGTGGCGACTCGCTACGCCGCTGGACCGGAAACCGTCGCAGACGGTCTCTCACAGGTCGAAAAACACGAAGGACCGATTCCGGATGATACGACCATTCTGGTGGAGTTCCACGGCCGGGAAGTCGTCGTCAACGCCTGCTACGGCCACAAAATCAACGAGACGCTGGGGCGGGTCCTCTCGGCGCTGCTCGGCCAGCGGGCAGGGTCGTCAGTCGCGATGGATGTCGACCCGTACCGGATTACGCTAGAGGTCCCGCGCCGGATCACCGCCGGCGATGTCATCGAAGTCATCGAGGACACTGACCCCGACCACCTCCTGGCGCTGATCGAACTCAGTCTGAAAAACGCCGACGCGCTGAAGTTCAAACTCGCGCAGGTAGCGACAAAGTTCGGCTCGCTCAAGCGCTGGCGCGGTCGCGGGTCGACGGACTTCGGCCGCGACCGTCTACTTGCTGCTCTGGAGGACACGCCGATGTACGACGAAGCCCTGCGCGAGGTGCGCCACGAAGACCTCGCTATCGAGGCAACGGCTGACCTTCTGCGGGATATCCAGAGTGGGGACGTGGCTCTCGAAACAGTGGGCGAGCACACGCCAATCGGGACCGGCGGTAGCTCCTCCGGGCGGGAACTCCTCTCCCCGGAGAACGCCGACGCGAGCGTCATCAAGACTGTCAAGGAGCGCATCCAGAGCGACCGCGTTATCCTCATGTGTCTGCACTGCAAGGACTGGGACCGGAAACAGCAGGTCAAGCGGGTTCGGGAGCAGCCGTCGTGTCCGCAGTGTGGGTCCACCCGCATCGCCGCGCTGAACCCCTGGGCTGAGGAAGTCGTCTCGGCCGTCCGGACTGACGACAAGGACGACGAGCAGGAGAAGATGACCGAACGGGCCTACCGCGCGGCCTCACTAGTCCAGAGCCACGGGAAGCGAGCAGTGGTCGCGCTGGCCGCCCGCGGTGTCGGACCGCACAACGCCGCCCGCATCATCAACCGCCTGCGGGAGGATGAAGACGAGTTCTACCGAGACATCCTCCGGCAGGAACGGGAGTACGCACGGACGCAGTCGTTCTGGGGTTGAGGACAGGAGCGGACTGGGGCTTGGCACAGGAGTGCATGGCGACAGACTAGCTCAATTCCCGAATCGCGTCCACGAGTCGTGGCTCGATAGCGTCAGAGTCAGGAGCGTCTATCGTGAGTTGCGTGTGTCGCTCGTCGGCATCGGTCATCTCCGAGAGTAGTCCGGCGCTGCGGTCGACCTCGATGTACACCGTAAGCTGGTCGTCGTCGAACACTGGGATAATCTCGACCTCGTCGACCTGACCGGAGAACTCGCCGCGCTGAGGCCGGAACTCGAACTCCTGCACAAAGCTCGCCGAAGTAGTGAACAGGCTCCCGGCTGTCGCCTCACAGGCCGAGGCGTGGCGCGAGAAGCCGAGCGAATCGAGCGCGTCGAACACTGCCTGCATACGGTGTGTCGGTTCGACTTCGATGTAATCCTCATCGCCGGGGTCAACCGCCATCGAGATATCGAGGCCGGTCTCGATTTCAACGGCCGTCGAGCGTGTGGTCACCGGCGTCTGTCGGGGAATATCGATAGTCGTCTCGAAACGTCGTTCCTCGCCGGCTTCGATAGTGAACGGCTCGGTGAGTTGCCACTGGTCGATGATAGCGTCTTTGTACCCCTCGTCGGACTTGTATTCAGTTTCCAGCGCGAAGTAGACCGCATCGATGTCTTGGTCTGTCGATCCGCCCTCAACGTGGACTTCGGCCCGGACGGATTCACCGGCTCTAACGGAATCTGTCGGCAGAACCGTGTCTACTGTAGCGGACCCGATACCAATTCTGGAGAGCACGTCTTTCATTGGTATTGTGCAATTCAACCGTCATGTGGTATAAGCTTCAGGGAGTGGCGGGGCGAACAAATTGTCTGTCGGCGGACACAGACACGTCTGCGTGTGGCGGCCGGTCAGCACAGTTCAGCACACAGGGCCGGCCATAGTGACCGGCAGCCGCAACAGATGTACACTCGATCAGGTATCAGGGGCATCCTGACCGAGTATGACCAGCCCCGCTGTGTTGTTATCCAGATCAGTCAAAGAGTGAGCGCGGAACTCGTACGGCTGTTGCTGACCGCTGTCGAGGCGCAGGCTGGCCGTGACAGTAGTTCTGCCAGTACGGAGTGCGTCGTCAACCGCGTCAGTAATTGTCTCCCGCTCGTCGTCGGGAAACAGGTCAGTAATCGGCATTTCGACGGCTGTTTGGTCGGTATGCCCGGTAAGCTCGAGTGCGCGATGGTTACAGTGCTTGAGGCGGCCATTTATATCCGTAACGAACAGCGGCTCATCGAGTGCATCAAGCGCTTGCTGAATGACGGCCCGTTCTTCACGTAACTTCTGCTCACGGGCGTGCCGTTCGGTGATATCGGTAAACGCGACGACGAGTTGCTCGACCTCACCGTCTCTGATGATCGGCGTGGTGTTGGCTTCATGAACGACCTCGCCAACTGGGTGAGTAAGTGTCACCGCGTAAGTAATTGTCTCGCGCATGGCGGCGCATTTCCGATACGCGCCGACGACCGCTCTGGCATTCTCGTAGCCGAGTGCCTCCTGTGGGGTCTTACCGATAAGTTCCGACTCTGCAAGTCCCGTAAACTCCAGAACACGTGAGTTACACCGCCGGAAGCGAAACCCCTCTTGTTCAACGTCGACAAGTAAGAGCCCATTCCGTGCGTTCTCGAAAACAGCGGCATACTCTTCTTTGGTCTCGCGCAGCTGTTTTTCTGAGTGATACCGAGTGACAGCGTTGTTAATGCGGTTGGCCAGTAGCTCGTACTGCTCAGTCCCGGATTGTTTCTGTAAGTAGTCAGTTGCGCCGGCAGAAATCGCATCGCTTGCGATCTCTTCGCTTCCCCGGCCAGTAAACAGGATGAATGGGAGTTTGGAGTGTTCCTCCCGGACGGCCTGTAGAAACTCAAGTCCGTCTATTCCGGGCATTTCAAAGTCGGACACAATGCAGTCAGGTGAGAGATCATCGAGCAACTGCAGCCCTTCTGTGGCGGTTGCGGCAGTCTCCACGTTGAACCGACTGTCCTTGCGTTCGAGTAGGTCGGCAGTCAGGCTAGCAAGCCCCTTGTCGTCATCAACGTGTAGAATGTCAACGCCCCCCATATGTCATGGTGGGCCTGTACAGGATTATTTCTTTCTATCACTCAGGTCACACTCAGTAGCCGGAACCCCACTGCAGCGACAGTGCATTTGGCCGCATGGGTCATGCTGCGCTGTGGTGCAGTATCAACTCCCTTGAGGGCGATATTCTGTTTATATGATATTATCCGGGTCACTCAAACCGTTCGGTGCGTAAAAGGGGATATGGCCGAGTGGCGTGACGCGTCTGACCCTGCCTGCCCGGAGTGTGGCGAGCCGCTGGAGCCCACAGCGATGGCCTGTCCACACTGTGACACATCGCTACTGACCGACGAACAGACCGAAATGCTTGACGAGCGCCTGACCGAGACGCTGGATTCGGTGGATTCCGGTACGCCAACGTGGGCGGTCGCACTCACTGGACTCTCCCTCGGTATCGCCATTGCGCCGCTTGTGCTGTACGCCGTCGTCATCCTCGTCGGCGACCTCTCACTTCCCGTGGCCGTCGGCGTCCTGCTGACCGGCTGGCTCGGCCCAGCTGCGTATCTCTCGCGGCTTCGCAATCCCAGTGAGGTGCTTGCCCGCGGGCTATACCTCGTCGTCGCCGGCGTAGCCGTGGTCGTAGTTGTGGTTGGCTACGAAGTCCTCCTGTCGGATGGCCCATCAGTCGTCTCCGAGCAGACTGCGCTTGTGTCGCTCGGTCTGGCGATTCCGGCGGCACTGGGAGCGCTCATCGCACGCCGTGCCGCCCGGCGGGCTGACCGGCAGGCCCGCGGGGAGCCGGGGCCGCTGCACGAGCGGTTCGGTATCGACGACGACGAGCCCGACAACTGAAAACGCCTAAGCGGGCCGCCGTTCTCCACCCGTGCATGCGACTGGAGGAGTACTGGGGCATCGGCCCGAAGACGTCCGAACTGCTCACCGAGGAGCTGGGCGTCGAGCGGGCCATCGAGGCCATCGAGTCGGCGGATACACGAGCGCTAACTACGGCTGGCCTCTCCCGGGGGCGAGCGACGCGTATCCTCCGGCGGGCGACCGGAGCCGAGTCGATGGACCTGCTCGCCACCAGAGACACCCGCGACGTGTACAAGGAACTGCTCGACCTCGCCGAGGAGTACGCGGTCACGGCGGATGCGGCGGACAGCATCCGGGTGCTGACGCCGCTGCCGACCCGCGAGGCGATGGACGAGCGGCTGGACGACGTACTCGAAGCGCGGGACACATGGGCCAACCTCTCCGGCGCGGACCAGGGGGCCGTCCTCGATGCGTTTGAGGGATACGATGCTAGCGGGGGAGAACTGGCCGCGGTCGACGTGGCGCTCGCCCTCCGGGACACCGGCATCGAGAGCGGCGTGTTCGAACCGCTAGCGGCCATCGACGGGGAGTCACTGTCGGCTGGCCGGGCAGCACTCGCTGGCCTCGCGGGCGACGGCGACGCTGTCGGCGAAGGGGCTGACGATGAGCTCGACCGCCTGCGCGACCAGCTCGGACAAATCGAGGATCTCGCGGCGGCATCGATGGAGGTTGTCGAAGCTGTGCAGGAGGGTGCGCGGCGGCCCGACGAGTTTCAGGACGCGCTCGTCCGGCACGTCACGACCGAGACAGGCATCGACACTGCTCGAATCCGAGACGCGATGCCACGAGAGGCGACTGACGCGCGGGACTTCGTCGACGTGGCACTCCGGGAACTCCGGAGCACGCTACGGAGCGACCTTCAAGACCGCGAGCAGGCGGTCGCCGACCGGCTGGAAGACGACCTCGCGGACGCTCGTGGGGACATCGACGCCGCAGTCGAAGCGGTGGACGACATCGCGTTCTCCGTCTCGCTCGCCCGCTTTGCCATTGCCTTCGACCTGACAAGGCCCGAGTTTGTCGAGGACCGCAAGACGATTGCGGTGAAACAGGCCAGGAACCTCACCATCGCGGACGTGGAGAGCGTCCAGCCGGTCACCTACGCTATCGGCGACCACACGCTGGATTTGGACCGGGCGAACCAGCCGCCCAGCGGCGACCGGGTGGCTGTCCTGACTGGCGCAAACTCCGGCGGGAAGACGACCCTGCTGGAGACGCTGTGTCAGGTGCAACTGCTGGCCCAGATGGGGCTGCCGGTCCCCGCCGAGGCCGCAGAGGTGGGCATCGTCGACACCGTCGTCTTCCACCGGCGGCACGCATCGTTCAACGCCGGCGTCCTCGAATCGACGCTGCGCTCGGTCGTCCCGCCGCTGACTGAGAGCGACCGGACGCTGATGCTTGTCGACGAGTTCGAGGCCATCACCGAGCCCGGCTCCGCCGCCGACCTGCTCCACGGGCTCGTGACGCTGACCGTCGACCGTGACGCTCTAGGCGTGTTCGTCACCCACCTCGCGGACGACCTCGAACCGCTGCCTGTTGAGGCCCGAACCGACGGCATCTTCGCCGAAGGGCTGAATCAGGATCTCGAACTCCAGGTCGACTATCAGCCCCGGTTTGGCACTGTTGGCAGATCGACGCCAGAGTTCATCGTCTCCCGACTGGTCGCGAACTCGAACGACCCCGTTGAGCGCAGCGGCTTCGAGACGCTTGCCACAGCTGTCGGCGAAGAGGCGGTCCAGCGGACGCTTTCGGACGCGCTCTGGACCGACGAGTAGCGCAGTTACGACAGCGACCCAGCGACGACTTGTTCCTCCCCTTCGACTGCCTCGGCGACGTTTTCCAGAAGTTTTCGGACCTCTCGGCGGTTATACCAGCGGATGAGCGGCGCGAGGAGGAACTCCGGAAGCGGGCCGGGAACCTCGTAGTCGGCCGTGTACGTGAGCCGTGTGCCACCGTCCTCAGGTTCGAACCGCCAAGCGATCCGCCCCGTCAGGTCGCCGCGCATCTCGTAGACGATGCGCTCGGGCGGTTCGTAGGTCGTCGCGCGGACCTCGCCGGTGAAGGTGAGCCCGAACATCTCGTACTCGTAGGCGGCGCGGTTGCCACTGTTCAGTAGGCGTTCGATACGTTCGGCGCGAGACAGACTCGGCGTGACGGCCGCCTGGTTCGACGGCTCGTCCATGAACGCGAACACCGTCTCGACCGGCACATCAAGCCAGCGGTCGTCGGACGTATGGAACGTCATGCCTCGTGCTTCGCGCTTCAGTATCTTACAGTCTCGGCCACACGGTGACGGCAGACCAATCCGGGATCAGGAACGACTGCGACCGATCCCGGCGGCTACAGCCGCCGAGTGCGGCGTGACTGTGCTCGGCTCTTCGAGTCGCGTCGCCGCCTACCGATGACAGCGGCGAGGTATATCCCGTGCATACGTGTGGACTTCCCGGCAGGAATTGAACCAGCGCCGGGCGAGAGCCCGGGTCCGGTTGGGACATTCGGGAAGGCAGGGCGGAGTGGAGGGCTTCGCTTACGCGTCACCAGTCACGTCGACACGGTTGACTGCCATCACGCCGAACCCTGCTTGCAGGAGTTCGGTGCGGCCGTCCGCTGTGTTCCGATCGTCGTCGACCTGCAGCGTCAGCGACACGTCGGCGTCGACCCGGATATCCGTCCAGGTGGGTCGAACGCTAGTCACGCGGTCGACAGCCACGTCTTCGACGCCGTCGACGGCCGCGAGGACGCCGGCGACACCGGCTTCGAGGGTCTCGGACCCGCCACGCGGAACGCGCAGTGATACGTCGGCCGATACCTCGGTCGGGGGAGTCGCCTGCAGCGACATAACGCCGACAGCCGGAGTCGAACCGGGCCGAGAGGGCACTCGCCAATTGAGTCGCGTCGGTCGGGGACTGCGCGGGTGGCGGGCACGTACGTCCGGCCGGGAGCGGCCGGCGGATTCCCACACCGAGACGATGGGGAACCCAAAGGCTGGACAGCGAGAGAGTGTCACGATACAGTACAGGCTCAGGGGAGAGTGGCGACACACCGACAGACCACACTGGGCGGTGCAGGCCTCTCAGACGGAGCGGCCAAAGGGGGTAGAGCCCCGCCGCTCGACAGTGAGCCCGATCGAATCCCCGCCGCAGTGCGACGTCCGTGAGTGGGACGCCGGTCCCACGGCGGCGAACCAGTCTATGATGCCACGGGCGGAATCTTCACCGGACGGGTGTCCGCGGCGGCCCGTTCCCCGATAAGGGATGCATACCCGACCGTAGCGTCAAGGCTACGTTCGATGGCCGACCGCCCGCTGTACAGCCAGCGAGCGAACGACGTTGGCGCGGGAACGGGAATTGCGTAGGTCATGGGTCACCACGTC includes the following:
- a CDS encoding metallophosphoesterase, which translates into the protein MRVEPLPGVPAATVDTDGERLLAVADYHAGIEAGLRYEGVELQSAAEARRERLLACLDRSSADRLVVIGDLGHAIGDPFADERAELETLFDALDVPVTLVKGNHDGGLEPILSDLDADVEVTPGHGIRIGSVGFVHGHTWPAPDVLEADVVCVGHEHPVVRLEDSVGGAQKERAWLRGSLVTEPFSEQFDQPVEDALDIVVFPAFNDRSGGTWVNVDGQEFLAPFLPEGMTDTEAFLLDGTRLGAYRQV
- a CDS encoding class 1 fructose-bisphosphatase codes for the protein MNTLDEIERAVKDTAHYVSGNLANYANRAAGENPSGEQQVGGDVWADDLFFDALAYIDGIGAYASEERSDVVDCGDGYSVAIDPLDGSSNLASNNSVGTIIGVYDAELPAAGREMVASLMVLYGPYTTLTIARSDRDVVQEHLLRDGHSERWGQFELPAEATVVGLAGKTGERSDEFNEIAQSFERELKLRYGGATVADLAQVLEYGGLFGYPATSGYPDGKLRVHFESAPLAYLVEAAGGASSDGSQSLLDVEPDGIHDRTPTFLGNTELVEELEAALSEA
- a CDS encoding DEAD/DEAH box helicase — encoded protein: MTDGVARGDDAFTALGPAVRSALSERGFTTPTDPQRKAIPTLAAGRDALVVAPTGTGKTETAMLPVFDALAEAEDRFGISALYITPLRALNRDMRQRLDWWGETLGLEVDVRHGDTTDYQRQKQANDPPDVLVTTPETLQAMLTGSKLRTALEDVEHIVIDEVHELAAAKRGAQLTVGLERLRELSGRFQRIGLSATVGDPNEVGRFLTGGRTCAIVEVDIGSRLDIKVVRPQITDRDEKLSSTLVTDAGTASHVRYIADLIDDHESVLLFVNTRQTAEALGSRFKELGTDLGVHHGSLSKEARIDVEDRFKAGDLDALLCTSSMELGIDVGHVDHVVQYGSPRQVSRLVQRVGRAGHRRDLVSSGTVVTTDTDDTLEALAIARQAEGGDVEPAEIHDGSLDTVANQIAGLVMDTGEIRAMRAFEILTRAYPFQGLDEDQFKQVIEELASNNVIWLDEDRDTLEKRRGTWQYFYQNLSMIPDEATYDVEDVASGQQVGTLDEKFVVNFATPGEVFVQRGEMWRITNIDEEDEIVTVSPIEDPAGEVPSWVGQEIPVPRAVAAEVGELRRVAGRQLQDGANTDAVARDVATRYAAGPETVADGLSQVEKHEGPIPDDTTILVEFHGREVVVNACYGHKINETLGRVLSALLGQRAGSSVAMDVDPYRITLEVPRRITAGDVIEVIEDTDPDHLLALIELSLKNADALKFKLAQVATKFGSLKRWRGRGSTDFGRDRLLAALEDTPMYDEALREVRHEDLAIEATADLLRDIQSGDVALETVGEHTPIGTGGSSSGRELLSPENADASVIKTVKERIQSDRVILMCLHCKDWDRKQQVKRVREQPSCPQCGSTRIAALNPWAEEVVSAVRTDDKDDEQEKMTERAYRAASLVQSHGKRAVVALAARGVGPHNAARIINRLREDEDEFYRDILRQEREYARTQSFWG
- a CDS encoding sporulation protein — translated: MKDVLSRIGIGSATVDTVLPTDSVRAGESVRAEVHVEGGSTDQDIDAVYFALETEYKSDEGYKDAIIDQWQLTEPFTIEAGEERRFETTIDIPRQTPVTTRSTAVEIETGLDISMAVDPGDEDYIEVEPTHRMQAVFDALDSLGFSRHASACEATAGSLFTTSASFVQEFEFRPQRGEFSGQVDEVEIIPVFDDDQLTVYIEVDRSAGLLSEMTDADERHTQLTIDAPDSDAIEPRLVDAIRELS
- a CDS encoding PAS domain-containing protein, which produces MGGVDILHVDDDKGLASLTADLLERKDSRFNVETAATATEGLQLLDDLSPDCIVSDFEMPGIDGLEFLQAVREEHSKLPFILFTGRGSEEIASDAISAGATDYLQKQSGTEQYELLANRINNAVTRYHSEKQLRETKEEYAAVFENARNGLLLVDVEQEGFRFRRCNSRVLEFTGLAESELIGKTPQEALGYENARAVVGAYRKCAAMRETITYAVTLTHPVGEVVHEANTTPIIRDGEVEQLVVAFTDITERHAREQKLREERAVIQQALDALDEPLFVTDINGRLKHCNHRALELTGHTDQTAVEMPITDLFPDDERETITDAVDDALRTGRTTVTASLRLDSGQQQPYEFRAHSLTDLDNNTAGLVILGQDAPDT
- a CDS encoding zinc ribbon domain-containing protein, which gives rise to MAEWRDASDPACPECGEPLEPTAMACPHCDTSLLTDEQTEMLDERLTETLDSVDSGTPTWAVALTGLSLGIAIAPLVLYAVVILVGDLSLPVAVGVLLTGWLGPAAYLSRLRNPSEVLARGLYLVVAGVAVVVVVVGYEVLLSDGPSVVSEQTALVSLGLAIPAALGALIARRAARRADRQARGEPGPLHERFGIDDDEPDN
- a CDS encoding DNA mismatch repair protein, which encodes MRLEEYWGIGPKTSELLTEELGVERAIEAIESADTRALTTAGLSRGRATRILRRATGAESMDLLATRDTRDVYKELLDLAEEYAVTADAADSIRVLTPLPTREAMDERLDDVLEARDTWANLSGADQGAVLDAFEGYDASGGELAAVDVALALRDTGIESGVFEPLAAIDGESLSAGRAALAGLAGDGDAVGEGADDELDRLRDQLGQIEDLAAASMEVVEAVQEGARRPDEFQDALVRHVTTETGIDTARIRDAMPREATDARDFVDVALRELRSTLRSDLQDREQAVADRLEDDLADARGDIDAAVEAVDDIAFSVSLARFAIAFDLTRPEFVEDRKTIAVKQARNLTIADVESVQPVTYAIGDHTLDLDRANQPPSGDRVAVLTGANSGGKTTLLETLCQVQLLAQMGLPVPAEAAEVGIVDTVVFHRRHASFNAGVLESTLRSVVPPLTESDRTLMLVDEFEAITEPGSAADLLHGLVTLTVDRDALGVFVTHLADDLEPLPVEARTDGIFAEGLNQDLELQVDYQPRFGTVGRSTPEFIVSRLVANSNDPVERSGFETLATAVGEEAVQRTLSDALWTDE
- a CDS encoding SRPBCC family protein, translated to MTFHTSDDRWLDVPVETVFAFMDEPSNQAAVTPSLSRAERIERLLNSGNRAAYEYEMFGLTFTGEVRATTYEPPERIVYEMRGDLTGRIAWRFEPEDGGTRLTYTADYEVPGPLPEFLLAPLIRWYNRREVRKLLENVAEAVEGEEQVVAGSLS